A region of Sphingomonas sp. DNA encodes the following proteins:
- a CDS encoding LysR family transcriptional regulator: MRRLPPLAAVRVFEAAARHENFTKAAGELGMTQAAVSYQIRLLEERVGLPLFAREKRRVALTDAGRRLAAAAGRAFDTLDAAFAALRAEDEATLTITTSYTFANTWLAWRVGVFQMAHPEMAARVLADDRLADFAASEVDVGIRTGMGEWPGLAAELLFRVNFTPMCSPDFLVRHGGDALRPEDILGLTRIGDDDPWWEVWLREAGVAVPESLPRRGIRLGYQANEGHAAMAGQGMAMLTPFFWRNDLAEGRLVRPFAQLSTRGWGYWLVYPEHRRSVPKIRRFRDWLLAEVKRDLEALAEN, from the coding sequence ATGCGCCGCCTTCCGCCCCTCGCCGCCGTACGTGTCTTCGAAGCTGCGGCGCGTCACGAGAATTTCACCAAGGCAGCGGGCGAGCTGGGGATGACCCAGGCGGCTGTCAGTTATCAAATACGCTTGTTGGAAGAGCGGGTCGGCCTGCCCCTCTTCGCGCGCGAGAAACGGCGCGTCGCGCTGACCGATGCGGGGCGGCGGCTGGCGGCGGCGGCGGGCCGGGCCTTCGACACGCTCGACGCCGCCTTCGCGGCGCTGCGCGCGGAGGACGAGGCGACGCTCACCATCACCACCTCCTACACTTTCGCCAACACCTGGCTGGCCTGGCGAGTGGGCGTTTTCCAGATGGCCCATCCGGAAATGGCGGCGCGCGTGCTGGCCGACGACCGGCTCGCCGATTTCGCCGCGAGCGAGGTCGATGTCGGCATCCGCACCGGCATGGGCGAATGGCCCGGCCTCGCCGCCGAGCTTCTGTTCCGGGTCAATTTCACCCCGATGTGCAGCCCGGATTTCCTGGTCCGGCACGGTGGCGATGCGCTCCGGCCGGAGGATATCCTGGGCCTCACCCGGATCGGCGACGACGACCCCTGGTGGGAGGTCTGGCTGCGCGAGGCGGGCGTTGCTGTCCCGGAAAGCCTGCCCCGGCGCGGCATCCGGCTCGGCTATCAGGCCAATGAAGGCCATGCCGCGATGGCGGGACAGGGCATGGCGATGCTCACGCCCTTCTTCTGGCGCAACGACCTCGCCGAAGGACGGCTGGTGCGTCCCTTCGCGCAGCTCTCCACGCGCGGCTGGGGCTATTGGCTGGTCTATCCCGAGCACCGCCGCAGCGTGCCCAAGATCAGGCGTTTCCGCGATTGGTTGCTGGCCGAGGTGAAGCGCGATCTCGAGGCGCTGGCCGAGAATTAG
- a CDS encoding SLC13 family permease — MFAAFVRERYPATVVAVLGVCAFLATGLLDSGALLQAFANPAPLTIGAMFILSAALMRTGTLDLIGSWIVARAKAHPIRATIELILGTFAAAAFINNTPVVLIMIPIVLRLAAAISVSAKKLLIPLSYLAMLSGTLTLVGTSTNLLVDGVARDQGLAPFGIFEITPIGILVALAGTIALLVLAPFLLPDGDTDPYHSPEDEPFLSEIRIGKDSPFIDKAIADVGELKRLRIIGLNRGGQRVDMPDRPLAAGDRLIVRVTLAELMTLHQHKDMEVGISMRGSPPETADTVVEATISPSHPSLGRLIREIPFLNANPVRLLGITRHGHLPGPSLAEVRIRAADTVLVAGSRAAIHALHENPNLIGVEETETQAFRPAKAPIAIAALAGAVLLSALGIVPIMISSLMAMGVVLATRCIDADEAWASLNGDVLVLIYAMLAVGAALQNAGSVSLVVDAITPWMVGLSPIALLFVVYACSSALTEAISNNAVAVIMTPIAIALASSLGVDPRPLVIAVMFAASASFATPISYQTNTMVYAAGNYRFIDFVKIGLPMNLVVGTTTCVALTYVY; from the coding sequence ATGTTCGCCGCCTTCGTGCGCGAGCGTTACCCGGCGACGGTCGTCGCGGTGCTCGGCGTGTGCGCGTTCCTCGCCACCGGGCTGCTGGACAGCGGCGCGCTGCTCCAAGCCTTCGCCAATCCGGCGCCGCTGACGATCGGGGCGATGTTCATCCTCTCCGCCGCCTTGATGCGGACGGGGACGCTCGATCTGATCGGCAGCTGGATTGTGGCGCGCGCCAAGGCCCATCCGATCCGCGCGACGATCGAGCTGATCCTCGGCACCTTCGCGGCCGCGGCCTTCATCAACAACACGCCGGTCGTGCTGATCATGATCCCGATCGTCCTGCGCCTCGCCGCCGCGATCAGCGTGTCGGCGAAGAAGCTGCTGATCCCGCTCTCCTATCTCGCCATGCTGAGCGGTACGCTCACCCTGGTCGGCACATCGACCAACCTGCTGGTGGACGGCGTCGCGCGCGATCAGGGGCTGGCGCCGTTCGGCATTTTCGAGATCACGCCGATCGGCATCCTCGTCGCGCTGGCCGGGACGATCGCGCTGCTGGTGCTCGCGCCCTTCCTCCTGCCCGACGGCGACACCGATCCCTATCACAGCCCCGAGGACGAACCCTTTCTGAGCGAGATCCGGATCGGCAAGGACAGCCCGTTCATCGACAAGGCCATCGCCGATGTGGGCGAACTGAAGCGCCTGCGCATCATCGGGCTGAACCGGGGCGGGCAGCGCGTCGACATGCCGGACCGGCCGCTCGCCGCCGGCGATCGCCTGATCGTGCGCGTGACCCTCGCGGAGCTGATGACGCTCCACCAGCACAAGGACATGGAGGTCGGCATCTCGATGCGGGGCAGCCCGCCGGAGACGGCCGATACGGTGGTGGAGGCGACGATCAGCCCCAGCCATCCCAGCCTCGGCCGCCTGATCCGGGAAATCCCCTTCCTCAACGCCAATCCCGTCCGCCTGCTCGGCATCACCCGCCACGGCCATCTGCCGGGCCCGAGCCTGGCCGAAGTCCGCATCCGGGCGGCGGATACCGTGCTGGTGGCGGGATCGCGCGCCGCCATCCATGCGCTGCACGAAAATCCGAACCTGATCGGAGTGGAGGAGACGGAGACCCAGGCCTTTCGCCCCGCCAAGGCGCCGATCGCGATCGCGGCGCTGGCGGGCGCCGTCCTGCTCTCCGCGCTCGGCATCGTGCCGATCATGATTTCCAGCCTGATGGCGATGGGCGTGGTGCTGGCGACACGCTGCATCGACGCGGACGAGGCCTGGGCCTCGCTCAACGGCGACGTGCTGGTGCTGATCTACGCGATGCTGGCGGTCGGCGCGGCATTGCAGAATGCGGGCAGCGTCTCGCTGGTCGTCGATGCGATCACGCCCTGGATGGTGGGATTGAGCCCGATCGCCCTGCTGTTCGTCGTCTATGCCTGTTCGAGCGCCTTGACCGAGGCGATCAGCAACAATGCCGTCGCCGTGATCATGACGCCGATCGCCATCGCGCTTGCGTCCAGCCTGGGCGTCGATCCGCGCCCGCTGGTGATCGCCGTCATGTTCGCCGCCTCGGCCAGCTTCGCGACGCCGATCAGCTACCAGACCAACACGATGGTCTATGCGGCCGGCAATTACCGCTTCATCGATTTCGTAAAGATCGGCCTGCCGATGAACCTCGTCGTCGGCACGACCACCTGCGTGGCCCTGACCTACGTCTATTGA
- a CDS encoding CCA tRNA nucleotidyltransferase: MSATLPGAPWRERPGLDKLLDALEAPGGATRFVGGCVRDTLLGLEVSDVDLATRLAPDEVVKRLEKARIKAVPTGIAHGTITAVIQGWPVEVTTLRRDVSTDGRRATIAYTDDWREDAARRDFTINALSADPASGEIFDHFGGLADLAARRVRFIGDPLTRIAEDHLRILRFFRFHARFGAGDPDPAGLEACAVRANDLMALSRERIADELLKLLALPDPAPTAALMIERGILKPVLPEIASADRLAALVAAERTAGIAPQPVRRLAALLPADPDSAASVAARLRLSKRAAARLVAAIGPADRPGDILAYEIGAAEAVDRLLLAGKLETDLAALESRPRPELGISGGDLIAMGLPAGPIVAKTLQTIEREWARNGFDSDSEAIRALARRHVDQALRSSQ, from the coding sequence ATGAGCGCCACTCTCCCCGGCGCGCCATGGCGGGAGCGGCCCGGGCTCGACAAGCTGCTTGATGCGCTCGAGGCCCCCGGCGGCGCGACCCGCTTCGTCGGCGGCTGCGTGCGCGACACCCTGCTCGGGCTGGAGGTCAGCGATGTCGATCTCGCCACCCGGCTGGCACCTGATGAAGTGGTGAAACGGCTTGAGAAAGCCAGGATCAAGGCGGTGCCGACCGGCATCGCGCACGGCACGATCACGGCGGTCATCCAGGGCTGGCCGGTCGAGGTGACGACCCTGCGCCGCGACGTTTCGACCGACGGGCGGCGCGCCACCATCGCCTATACCGACGACTGGCGCGAGGATGCCGCCCGGCGCGATTTCACCATCAACGCGCTCAGCGCCGATCCGGCGAGCGGCGAAATCTTCGACCATTTCGGCGGGCTCGCCGACCTGGCAGCCCGCCGGGTGCGCTTCATCGGCGATCCGCTGACCCGGATCGCCGAGGATCACCTGCGCATCCTGCGCTTCTTCCGCTTCCACGCCCGCTTCGGCGCGGGCGATCCGGACCCGGCCGGGCTGGAGGCCTGCGCCGTGCGCGCCAACGACCTGATGGCGCTGTCCCGCGAGCGCATCGCCGACGAATTGCTGAAGCTGCTCGCTCTGCCCGACCCGGCGCCGACCGCCGCGCTGATGATCGAACGCGGCATCCTCAAGCCGGTGTTGCCGGAGATCGCGAGCGCGGACCGGCTGGCGGCGCTGGTCGCGGCGGAGCGGACGGCCGGCATCGCGCCGCAGCCCGTGCGCCGGCTCGCCGCCTTGCTTCCCGCCGATCCGGACAGCGCGGCAAGCGTGGCCGCGCGGCTGCGCCTGTCGAAGCGCGCGGCGGCCCGGCTCGTTGCGGCAATCGGCCCGGCCGACCGCCCCGGCGACATCCTGGCCTATGAGATCGGCGCGGCCGAAGCGGTCGACCGCCTGCTCCTCGCCGGCAAGCTGGAGACGGATTTGGCCGCGCTGGAAAGCCGCCCGCGGCCAGAGCTCGGCATAAGCGGCGGCGATCTCATCGCGATGGGCCTGCCCGCGGGCCCGATCGTCGCGAAGACGCTGCAGACGATCGAACGGGAGTGGGCGCGGAACGGGTTCGACAGCGACAGCGAAGCGATCCGCGCATTGGCGCGGCGCCATGTCGATCAGGCGCTGCGGTCGAGCCAGTAG
- a CDS encoding CoA pyrophosphatase, translating into MTLADTLRAALEAGRRRTPELIAGDILETEEGGITPAAVLVGVVDRPDPSVILTLRPDTMRRHAGQVSFPGGRIDPDDADAIAAALREAEEEIGLPPAAVEVIGTADPYRTVTGFEVIPVVGIVPPGLTLTPHPGEVAAVFEAPLHFLLDPAHQHVRSAMWRGAERTYYEIEWEDRRIWGATAAMIVNLSRRLELAT; encoded by the coding sequence ATGACTCTCGCCGATACCCTGCGTGCGGCGCTGGAGGCCGGACGGCGGCGCACTCCCGAGCTGATCGCCGGCGACATATTGGAAACCGAGGAAGGGGGAATCACCCCGGCGGCGGTGCTGGTCGGCGTGGTCGATCGGCCGGACCCGTCCGTGATCCTGACCTTGCGCCCCGACACGATGCGCCGCCATGCCGGCCAGGTCAGCTTCCCCGGCGGCCGGATCGATCCCGACGATGCCGACGCCATCGCCGCCGCCCTGCGCGAAGCCGAGGAGGAGATCGGCCTGCCGCCCGCCGCGGTCGAGGTGATCGGCACCGCCGATCCCTATCGCACCGTGACCGGATTCGAGGTGATCCCGGTGGTCGGCATCGTGCCGCCGGGCCTGACGCTCACGCCCCATCCCGGCGAGGTCGCGGCAGTGTTCGAAGCGCCGCTTCACTTTCTGCTCGATCCCGCCCACCAGCATGTCCGCTCCGCGATGTGGCGCGGCGCCGAACGGACCTATTACGAGATCGAATGGGAGGACCGCCGCATCTGGGGGGCGACCGCGGCGATGATCGTCAACCTGTCGCGCCGGCTGGAGCTGGCGACATGA
- the parC gene encoding DNA topoisomerase IV subunit A, whose protein sequence is MSDEFDAVVAQPFDDAPFEKELSSRYLVYALSTITARSLPDLRDGLKPVHRRLLWAMRLLKLDPAAGYKKCARVVGDVIGKYHPHGDQSVYDAMVRLAQDFSLRYPLVDGQGNFGNVDGDNAAAMRYTEARLTAAAGELMAGLDEGTVAFRPTYNGEEEEPEVFPGLFPNLLANGASGIAVGMATSIPPHNVAELIDAATHLIDAPGADNAELMAYVTGPDFPTGGRVVDAPEIIALAYATGRGAFRVRAKWEIEKGPQGSWAAVVSEIPYQVPKGKLIEQIAALISEKKLPILADVRDESDTRIRIVLEPRARTVEPDVLMDSLFRLTDLEVRVSLNLNVLDAQRTPRVMSLRAVLGQWVAFQIEMLVNRALHRIGRIDDRLELVEGYIIAFLNLDRVIEIIRTEDEPKPVMIAEFQLTDRQAEAILNMRLRSLRKLEEMQLRKERDTLIAEREDLQKLVDEPKLQKKRLKKDLADLRKRYGPETEIGRRRTLIEEAAPAREIPLEAMIEREPITVILSKRGWIRAMKGHVEVTNADALKFKEGDALAFLFHAQTTDKLLLAASDGRFYTLAADRLPGGRGFGEPVKLMVDIEGEGNIVALFPAARAEKLLLASSDGRGFLTAAAGAVAETRKGKQVVNLRAGARLRIVRPIPAGHDYVAVVGENRKMVVYPLAELPEMGRGQGVQLQRYRDGGLSDATTFPIAEGLSWAMGGESGRMRTETEIGAWRTARGAAGRMPPGGFPRDNRF, encoded by the coding sequence ATGAGTGATGAATTCGACGCCGTCGTCGCCCAGCCTTTCGACGATGCGCCTTTCGAAAAAGAGCTGTCGTCGCGTTATCTGGTCTATGCGCTGTCGACGATCACGGCGCGCTCGCTGCCGGACCTGCGCGACGGGCTGAAGCCGGTGCATCGGCGGCTGCTCTGGGCGATGCGGCTGCTGAAGCTCGATCCGGCCGCCGGTTACAAGAAGTGCGCGCGCGTCGTCGGCGACGTGATCGGCAAATATCATCCGCATGGCGACCAGTCCGTCTATGACGCGATGGTCCGCCTCGCGCAGGATTTCTCGCTGCGCTACCCGCTGGTCGACGGGCAGGGCAATTTCGGCAATGTCGACGGCGATAACGCCGCGGCGATGCGCTACACCGAGGCACGGCTGACCGCGGCGGCGGGCGAGCTGATGGCCGGGCTGGACGAAGGCACCGTCGCCTTCCGCCCCACCTACAATGGCGAGGAGGAGGAGCCGGAGGTCTTTCCGGGCCTGTTCCCCAACCTGCTCGCCAACGGCGCGAGCGGCATCGCGGTCGGCATGGCGACCTCCATCCCGCCGCACAATGTCGCCGAGCTGATCGATGCCGCGACCCACCTGATCGACGCGCCCGGCGCCGACAATGCGGAGCTGATGGCCTATGTGACCGGCCCGGATTTCCCGACCGGCGGCCGGGTGGTGGACGCCCCCGAGATCATCGCTTTGGCCTATGCGACGGGGCGCGGCGCCTTCCGGGTGCGGGCGAAATGGGAGATCGAGAAGGGGCCGCAGGGAAGCTGGGCGGCGGTCGTCAGCGAAATCCCCTATCAGGTGCCCAAGGGCAAGCTGATCGAGCAGATCGCCGCGCTCATCTCCGAGAAGAAGCTGCCGATCCTCGCCGACGTGCGCGACGAATCCGACACCCGGATCCGCATCGTGCTGGAGCCGCGCGCGCGGACCGTCGAGCCGGACGTGCTGATGGACAGCCTGTTCCGGCTGACCGACCTGGAAGTGCGCGTCTCGCTCAACCTCAACGTGCTCGACGCGCAGCGCACGCCGCGCGTCATGAGCCTTCGCGCGGTGCTCGGCCAGTGGGTCGCGTTCCAGATCGAGATGCTGGTCAACCGGGCGCTGCACCGGATTGGCAGGATCGACGACCGGCTGGAGCTGGTCGAAGGCTATATCATCGCCTTCCTCAACCTCGATCGGGTGATCGAGATCATCCGCACCGAGGACGAGCCCAAGCCGGTGATGATCGCCGAATTCCAGCTCACCGACCGGCAGGCCGAGGCGATCCTCAACATGCGGTTGCGCTCCTTGCGCAAGCTGGAGGAAATGCAGCTTCGCAAGGAACGCGACACGCTGATCGCCGAGCGCGAGGACCTGCAGAAGCTGGTCGATGAACCGAAGCTCCAGAAGAAGCGGCTCAAGAAGGACCTCGCGGACCTCCGCAAACGCTACGGTCCCGAGACGGAGATCGGCCGCCGTCGCACCCTGATCGAAGAGGCCGCGCCGGCGCGGGAGATTCCGCTGGAGGCGATGATCGAGCGCGAGCCGATCACGGTGATCCTGTCGAAGCGCGGCTGGATCCGGGCGATGAAGGGCCATGTCGAGGTCACCAACGCCGACGCGCTGAAGTTCAAGGAAGGAGACGCGCTCGCCTTCCTGTTCCACGCCCAGACCACTGACAAATTGCTGCTCGCCGCCTCGGACGGGCGCTTCTACACGCTCGCCGCCGACAGATTGCCGGGCGGACGCGGCTTCGGCGAGCCGGTGAAGCTGATGGTCGACATCGAGGGCGAGGGGAACATCGTCGCGCTCTTCCCGGCGGCGCGGGCGGAGAAATTGCTGCTCGCCTCCTCGGACGGGCGCGGCTTCCTGACGGCGGCGGCGGGCGCGGTGGCGGAGACGCGCAAGGGCAAGCAGGTGGTGAACCTGCGCGCCGGCGCGAGGCTGCGCATCGTGCGGCCGATCCCGGCGGGCCACGATTATGTCGCGGTGGTCGGCGAGAACCGCAAGATGGTGGTCTATCCGCTGGCGGAGCTGCCCGAAATGGGACGCGGGCAGGGCGTGCAGCTCCAGCGCTATCGCGACGGCGGCCTTTCGGACGCCACCACCTTTCCAATCGCCGAAGGGTTGTCCTGGGCCATGGGCGGCGAGAGCGGCCGGATGCGGACCGAAACCGAGATCGGCGCCTGGCGCACGGCGCGCGGCGCGGCGGGCCGGATGCCGCCGGGCGGCTTTCCGCGCGATAACCGTTTCTGA
- a CDS encoding RidA family protein, whose protein sequence is MRKRPIDPTPASYAQAMEVTDARRLLFVSGQVPADEDNHVPEHFADQARLAWSNLFARLEAADMSPDDLVKVTIFLSDRRHREENAAVRREMLGEHSPALTIIIAGIWDEQWLLEIEAIAAA, encoded by the coding sequence ATGCGCAAGAGACCCATCGATCCGACGCCCGCTTCCTATGCCCAGGCGATGGAGGTGACCGACGCCCGCCGCCTGCTCTTCGTCAGCGGCCAGGTGCCGGCCGACGAGGACAACCATGTCCCCGAACATTTCGCCGATCAAGCGCGGCTCGCCTGGTCCAACCTCTTCGCCCGGCTCGAAGCCGCCGATATGTCGCCGGACGATCTGGTCAAGGTCACCATCTTCCTCTCCGACCGCCGCCACCGCGAGGAGAATGCGGCGGTGCGCCGCGAGATGCTGGGCGAGCATTCCCCCGCGCTTACCATCATCATCGCCGGTATCTGGGACGAACAATGGCTGCTGGAGATCGAGGCGATCGCCGCCGCCTGA
- a CDS encoding alpha/beta hydrolase yields MRPRRKLLALALLLSLAAGAVAEGSGTGVASGADGLMVWPDLLERPRPAADRFIAYGDDALQVVDLWLPEGPGPHPTVLMVHGGCWQTEIADRRIMNWIADDLRRRGIAVWNIDYRGVDRDGGGYPGTFLDAAAAADALRDHAATYHLDISRLVAIGHSAGGHLALWLAARPRLPEGSPLRSVDPLPIHAVVSLGGLPDLEEAARPPGSGCGTEVIARISGGRFAETSVPRLAPLGIPQVLVNGLQDRIIPAAYAEGYARPARAAGDAIEVRMIDRTGHVELIAPESAAWTVAVEEIERLLRP; encoded by the coding sequence ATGAGGCCGCGCCGGAAATTGCTTGCCCTTGCCCTGCTCCTGTCGCTAGCCGCTGGCGCGGTGGCAGAGGGCAGCGGGACAGGTGTGGCAAGCGGGGCGGACGGCCTGATGGTCTGGCCGGACCTGCTCGAACGCCCCCGGCCCGCGGCCGACCGCTTTATCGCCTATGGCGATGACGCCCTCCAGGTCGTCGATCTGTGGCTCCCCGAAGGCCCCGGCCCCCATCCCACCGTGCTGATGGTGCACGGCGGCTGCTGGCAGACCGAAATCGCCGACCGCCGGATCATGAACTGGATCGCCGACGATCTGCGCCGGCGCGGCATCGCGGTCTGGAACATCGACTATCGCGGCGTGGACCGGGACGGCGGCGGCTACCCCGGCACCTTCCTCGACGCCGCCGCCGCCGCCGACGCCTTGCGCGACCATGCCGCGACTTACCATCTCGACATTTCCCGCCTCGTCGCCATCGGCCACAGCGCCGGCGGTCATCTCGCGCTCTGGCTCGCCGCGCGGCCCCGGCTGCCCGAAGGCTCGCCGCTGCGCAGCGTCGATCCGCTGCCGATCCACGCCGTCGTAAGCCTGGGCGGGCTGCCCGATCTGGAGGAAGCGGCACGCCCGCCCGGCAGCGGCTGCGGCACCGAGGTGATCGCGCGGATCAGCGGCGGCCGCTTCGCCGAAACCTCCGTCCCCCGCCTCGCCCCGCTCGGCATTCCCCAGGTGCTGGTCAACGGCCTGCAGGACCGGATCATCCCGGCCGCCTATGCCGAGGGCTATGCCCGGCCGGCCCGCGCCGCCGGCGATGCCATAGAGGTTCGCATGATCGACCGCACCGGCCATGTCGAGCTGATCGCCCCCGAAAGCGCCGCCTGGACCGTGGCCGTCGAAGAGATCGAAAGGCTGCTGCGGCCATGA
- a CDS encoding Lrp/AsnC family transcriptional regulator, translating to MDAIDRQILELLRADARAPLKTIAGAVGLARSSVAARIARLEADGIITGYRAEFAPDRAGGAGAVVSLELAGTPLPDTVALVVADPAVLRCYSLAGEVDLLVEIAAPDSGALNEARDRLSVLPGVTRARTAPILKRDKG from the coding sequence ATGGACGCGATCGACCGGCAAATCCTTGAGCTGCTGCGCGCCGATGCGCGGGCGCCGCTGAAGACCATAGCCGGGGCGGTCGGGCTGGCGCGCAGCTCGGTCGCGGCGCGGATCGCCCGGCTGGAGGCGGACGGCATCATCACCGGCTATCGCGCCGAGTTCGCGCCCGACCGCGCCGGGGGCGCGGGCGCGGTGGTGAGCCTCGAACTGGCCGGCACGCCCTTGCCGGATACGGTCGCGCTGGTCGTGGCCGATCCGGCGGTGCTGCGCTGCTATTCGCTGGCCGGCGAGGTGGACTTGCTGGTCGAGATCGCGGCGCCGGACAGCGGCGCGCTCAACGAAGCGCGCGACCGGCTTTCGGTCCTGCCCGGCGTGACGCGCGCGCGCACCGCCCCGATCCTCAAGCGCGATAAAGGCTGA
- a CDS encoding bifunctional diguanylate cyclase/phosphodiesterase, protein MTTAAKRPAGKPVAVPAPLADANAAAAAVTGAQVGVVLDHVRQAYLDALPIAAAMITMAEDGAYIECANDLFRLVVEWDERMGDRQIERVPILREGPIGTRLTGFIKGGEMAHQFETTDGRSIGGRHFTVRFARLKKVSGQPKRLLVSLIDKTAQVETEKSLRSEMLRDTLTGLPNRLAFNEKVDNVLADPAFADGSYAVLAVDMTRFSRVNECMGAMAGDELLITFARRLVSALRPSDMLARTSGDEFGILMRLNRGMADALRAAERIKTVLTLPFRLSELEIRVDCAIGCAILTKSVASADEVLRNAQFALKRAKKSGTTQIYEPIEAQAVRRQFSLETELRVAIEAEALTLAYQPLVELETGRVAGFEALARWEHEGQVISPAEFIPVAEESGLIVQLGRWALEEATRTLADWDRQTGTRLPININVNVSLIQISRDDIAGAVAGALAAAGIGGDRLTIELTESAIIHDPDRVAKALSALKRFDVRIAMDDFGTGFTSLASLQKLPIDILKIDQSFVGGMLADSDSRAIVRAILSLAAALGMDTTAEGIENEALATSLGELGCTYGQGFHFSGAMPADQALAYWLDRSA, encoded by the coding sequence ATGACGACCGCAGCGAAGCGTCCGGCGGGGAAACCGGTGGCAGTGCCTGCGCCCTTGGCGGACGCGAATGCTGCCGCGGCGGCGGTTACCGGCGCGCAGGTCGGCGTCGTCCTCGATCATGTCCGCCAGGCCTATCTCGATGCGCTGCCGATCGCCGCGGCGATGATCACCATGGCCGAAGACGGCGCCTATATCGAATGTGCCAACGATCTCTTCCGTCTCGTCGTCGAATGGGACGAGCGGATGGGCGATCGCCAGATCGAGCGCGTGCCGATCCTGCGCGAAGGCCCGATCGGGACCCGGCTCACCGGCTTCATCAAGGGCGGCGAGATGGCCCACCAGTTCGAGACGACGGACGGGCGCAGCATCGGCGGGCGGCATTTCACGGTGCGCTTCGCCCGGCTCAAGAAGGTTTCGGGCCAGCCCAAGCGCCTCCTGGTGTCGCTGATCGACAAGACCGCGCAGGTCGAGACCGAGAAGAGCCTGCGCTCCGAAATGCTGCGCGATACGCTGACCGGCTTGCCCAACCGGCTCGCCTTCAACGAGAAGGTGGACAATGTGCTGGCCGATCCCGCTTTCGCGGACGGCAGCTATGCGGTGCTCGCGGTCGACATGACCCGCTTCAGCCGGGTCAATGAGTGCATGGGCGCGATGGCGGGCGACGAACTGCTCATCACCTTCGCGCGCCGCCTGGTTTCGGCGCTGCGCCCCAGCGACATGCTGGCGCGCACCTCGGGCGACGAATTCGGCATCCTGATGCGGCTCAATCGGGGCATGGCCGACGCGCTGCGCGCCGCCGAGCGCATCAAGACGGTGCTGACCCTGCCGTTCCGCCTGTCCGAGCTGGAGATTCGGGTCGATTGCGCGATCGGTTGCGCGATCCTGACCAAGAGCGTGGCCAGCGCCGACGAGGTGCTGCGCAACGCCCAGTTCGCGCTGAAGCGCGCCAAGAAATCGGGCACCACCCAGATTTACGAGCCGATCGAGGCGCAGGCGGTGCGTCGCCAGTTCAGCCTGGAGACCGAGCTGCGCGTGGCGATCGAGGCGGAAGCCCTGACTCTCGCCTATCAGCCGCTCGTCGAGCTCGAGACCGGCCGGGTCGCCGGCTTCGAGGCGCTGGCGCGCTGGGAGCATGAGGGCCAGGTGATCTCGCCCGCCGAGTTCATCCCGGTGGCGGAGGAATCGGGCCTGATCGTCCAGCTCGGCCGCTGGGCGCTTGAGGAAGCGACGCGCACCCTCGCCGACTGGGACCGGCAGACCGGCACCCGCCTGCCGATCAACATCAACGTCAACGTTTCGCTCATCCAGATCAGCCGCGACGACATTGCCGGCGCGGTCGCCGGCGCGCTCGCCGCCGCCGGCATCGGCGGCGATCGGCTGACCATCGAGCTCACCGAAAGCGCGATCATCCACGATCCGGACCGGGTGGCCAAGGCGCTGAGCGCGCTGAAGCGGTTCGACGTCCGCATCGCGATGGACGATTTCGGTACCGGCTTCACCTCGCTCGCTTCGCTGCAGAAGCTGCCGATCGATATCCTGAAGATCGACCAGAGCTTCGTCGGCGGGATGCTCGCCGACAGCGACTCCCGCGCGATCGTGCGCGCCATCCTCTCGCTCGCCGCCGCGCTCGGCATGGACACGACCGCCGAGGGCATCGAGAACGAGGCGCTGGCGACCTCGCTCGGCGAGCTGGGCTGCACCTACGGCCAGGGCTTCCATTTCTCCGGCGCGATGCCGGCGGACCAGGCGCTGGCCTACTGGCTCGACCGCAGCGCCTGA
- a CDS encoding TMEM165/GDT1 family protein, with the protein MEAFLASTFVVALAEMGDKTQLLAIVLAARFRKPVPIILGILAATLANHAIAAFLGAQAAAFLSGDWFRYLVAASFIAMGLWTLIPDKLDEEEARPSRYGAFLTTLVCFFLVEIGDKTQVATIALAARYEAVIAVTAGTTLGMMLANVPAVFLGDALLKKVPIRLVHAVAAAIFIAIGSLMLAGLIFGWG; encoded by the coding sequence TTGGAAGCCTTCCTCGCCTCCACCTTCGTCGTCGCGCTCGCCGAAATGGGCGACAAGACCCAACTCCTCGCCATCGTGCTCGCCGCGCGCTTCCGCAAGCCCGTGCCGATCATCCTCGGCATCCTCGCCGCGACACTCGCCAACCACGCCATCGCCGCCTTCCTCGGCGCGCAGGCCGCCGCCTTCCTGTCCGGCGACTGGTTCCGCTACCTCGTCGCCGCCTCGTTCATCGCCATGGGCCTGTGGACGCTGATCCCCGACAAGCTGGACGAGGAGGAGGCCAGGCCCTCCCGCTACGGCGCCTTCCTCACCACGCTCGTCTGCTTCTTCCTGGTCGAGATCGGCGACAAGACCCAGGTCGCGACGATCGCGCTCGCCGCGCGCTACGAAGCGGTGATCGCGGTCACGGCCGGCACCACGCTCGGCATGATGCTCGCCAACGTCCCGGCCGTCTTCCTCGGCGACGCGCTGCTGAAGAAGGTGCCGATCCGGCTGGTCCACGCCGTCGCCGCCGCGATCTTCATCGCGATCGGCAGCCTGATGCTGGCGGGGCTGATCTTCGGCTGGGGCTGA